CTGAAATAGATATTTTATCTAGAAATCAAAAGGTAAAATCGAAATTCTTTGAAAATTTAACAACAAAACCACACTTAAGATACTTCTATTAAAGTATCGATGTTTTAATTTTTTCTTTAATTAAATATTGAATAAATTTGTAGGAACTTAAATTTTTAATATTAAATACTACAAATATGTCTAAAGCAATTTCACAAGTTCCTATTGCTATTAACGAACCTGTTAATTCCTATGAACCTGGATCTAAAGAAGTAAAAAGTCTTATCGCAACCTACAAAAAAATGTGGGATCAAAAGATTGAAATCCCAATGGTTATCGATGGCAAAGAGGTTACAACTGGTAAACATGTAAAATTACAATCGCCACAAGACCATCAACACGATTTTGGTTTTTATCATCAAGGTGATATGTCGCATGTTGACCAGGCTATCGACTCTGCTTTGGCAGCAAAAGACAAATGGAATGCTTTGGGTTGGGAACAAAGAGTTTCTATCTTCTTAAAAGCCGCTGACCTTATCGCTGGTCCATACAGAGACACCATCAATGCTGCGACAATGATAGGTCAGTCAAAAAACGTTCATCAAGCTGAAATAGATGCGGCGTGCGAGTTTATCGATTTCTTGAGATTTAATGCAGAGTTTATGACAGAAATGTATGCTGAACAGCCCATTTCGGATAATGGCATTTGGAATCGCGTAGAATACAGACCACTAGAAGGATTTTGTTTTGCCGTAACGCCGTTTAACTTTACAGCAATCTCTGGTAATTTACCTGCTTGTATGGCCATGATGGGAAATGTTGTGGTTTGGAAACCTTCTGACAAACAAATCTACTCTGCTAAAGTGATTATGGATGTATTAACAGAAGCTGGACTTCCTGCGGGGGTTATCAATATGATCTTTACAGACGGGAAAGAAACTGCTGAAAAAGTAATGGCTCACAAAGATTTTGCAGGCTTACACTTTACAGGTTCTACAAAGGTTTTCCAAGGTATGTGGAAAATGATTGGCGATAACATCCATAACTACAGAACTTACCCAAGAATCGTGGGAGAAACTGGTGGTAAAGATTTTGTAATTGCACATCCTTCTGCCAATGTTGAAGCTGTAGCAACGGCTTTGGTAAGAGGTTCTTTCGAATATCAAGGTCAAAAATGTTCTGCGGCATCTAGAGCTTATATTCCTAAATCACTTTGGAACGATATTAAAAAAGTAATGGAAAACCAAATGTCAACAATTAAAGTTGGTTCTCCTGAAGATCCTTCCAATTTTGTAAATGCGGTGATCGATAAAAATTCTTTCGAAAAATGTAAAGGTTATATCGACAGAGCCAATGCATCTAGCGAAGCCAAGGTTGTTATCGGTGGTACATATGACGATGCTAAAGGTTGGTTTGTTCATCCAACTGTTATCGAAACGAGCAATCCTCAATACGAAAGTATGATTGAAGAAATCTTCGGTCCTATCCTTTCCATCTACGTTTACGAAGATGATAAATGGGCAGAAACTTTAAAATTGGTGGATTCTTCTTCGCCATATTCTTTGACAGGATCTGTATTTTCACAATGTCGCTATGCAATTGACGAGGCTTATAAAGCTTTAGAAAATGCTTCTGGTAATTTCTACATCAATGACAAACCAACTGGAGCCGTTGTTGGTCAACAGCCATTCGGTGGTGGTAGAGCTTCTGGAACAAATGATAAAGCGGGTTCTAAAATGAATCTTCTACGTTGGGTATCTGTACGTAGTATAAAAGAAACATTTGTTTCTCCAAAAGATTATAAATATCCATATCTAGGCTAATATAAAATGTTTTAAATAAAATCGGCGGGCTCAAAGAGCCCGCCGATTTTATTTAAAACAAACCTCCTTAGTATCATCTATGCTGTATAGATCGAACAGATTTTCCATTATCATAATCATCAATATTAACGTTCCAAAATTTTGCTACGGCTGCATCGATAGCCTGTTGTGTCGGTTTATCATTTTGTTCGGTATTATTATAATTGTCATAAGCCCAAACAACAGCATTATCCGCTTCAACACGTTTTGGCAAAGCGTTCAAAATAGCATTGTTGGCAGATTGTTTTATTTTATTAATGCTATAATCTATATAAGTTAGTTTTGTATTTTTAGAAATGTCCAAACTTGTTAATTCATTTTTATACAAGTCAAGATTATCAAGTTCTATTGCATTTTTCACATCAATACTAGCTATTTTCATATTATTAGCCTCAAATTTCGTAATACTGTTAGCATTGGGCGCGTAGATTTTAATTTCTTTTCCTTTTACTTTGGAAGAAATTTTAATCTCATTACTATTTGACGGTTTTTCATATTTAATCTTTTTACCATCTCCAAAATCAACCTCAACATAATCTTTTGAGTTGATGTCAAAATCTATAATTTCTTCATTAGCTAAATTGCTTACAAAACTAATTTTTGCAAGACTAGAATCATTTGGATTAAAAGGATTATCATCGTCATCATCGCGACAAGACATCATGCTAACTCCCAACACAAACAAGAATAGCAGATAAATAATTCTGTTACTTTTTTTCATTACTTTTTTATTTTTAGTTACTGAATGATAACAAAATCATGTTATGTATTATTATTTATTTTGTTCTATTTTATAATAATTTAAAAAATTTTATGAATTTTTAACAACAAAAACCATTAGTCCTTTTAATATAATTTTTGACTTTAAAACAATATTTTTTTGATAAATTCTTTTCTAAATCATAAAAAAACCAACCTGTTTTACAAGTTGGTTTAATATATTTAAAAATGTAAACTTCTTAATCTTGATGTCTAAACTCACTAATAAAGTGAAGTTTTACATTTGGGAACTTTTCCTGCGTCATGTGAATTGTAAATGACGAATCCGCTAAAAACACCAATTGATCATATTTATCTTTCGCCAAGAAACGCTGTTTCAATCTTGCAAACTCCTGGAATTCCGCAGACTTTTCATCCGCTTCTACCCAACAAGCTTTGTGAATCGAGATAGGCTCATACGTACATTTTGCGCCATATTCGTGCTCCAGACGATATTGGATAACTTCAAACTGAAGTGCTCCAACGGTACCGATGATTTTACGACCATTCATCTCCATAACGAATAATTGTGCCACGCCTTCGTCCATCAACTGGTCAATACCTTTAGCCAATTGCTTAGCTTTAAGAGGATCATCATTGTTAATAAATCTGAAATGCTCTGGCGAGAAACTCGGAATTCCTTTGAAACTTAATTTTTCTCCCGAAGTTAATGTATCACCAATGCGGAAGTTACCCGTATCGTGCAATCCTACAATATCGCCAGGATAACTCTCCTCAACAACTTCTTTTTTATCTGCAAAAAAAGCATTAGGTGAAGAAAATTTCAACTTTTTACCTTCTCTTACTAAAAGATAATTTTCATTTCTCTTAAAAGTTCCTGACACAATTTTCACGAAGGCCAAACGATCACGGTGCTTCGGATCCATATTCGCGTGGATTTTGAACACAAAACCTGTAAAGTTTTTTTCCTCTGGCTTTACAATTCTTTGGTCAGATTCTTTTGGTTGTGGCATTGGTGCAATCTCGATAAAAGCATCCAAAAGCTCACGAACGCCAAAATTATTTAATGCTGAACCAAAAAATACAGGTTGCTGGTTGCCGTTGATGTATGCCTCGCGATCAAAAGCAGGATATACAGATTCTATAAGCTCCAACTCTTCACGAAGTTGAGCAGCGGCTTTGGCACCAATCATTCCGTCAATTTTCGGATCATTAATATCTTCAAATTTTACCGTGTCGCCTACCTTTTGCTTTTTTTCTTCTAAAAACAACTGAATATTGTTTTCCCAAATATTATAAATCCCCTGGAAGTCGCTACCCATACCAATTGGTAAAGATAATGGTACAACATTAAGACCTAGTTTTTGTTCCACTTCGTCCAAAAGGTCAAAAGCATCTTTCCCTTCTCTATCCAACTTGTTGATAAATACCAACATTGGAATATTTCTCATTTGACAAACCTTAACCAATTTTTCAGTTTGTTCCTCCACACCTTTTGCAACATCGACAACAACAATTACAGAATCTACCGCCGTCAATGTACGGTATGTATCTTCCGCAAAATCTTTGTGACCAGGCGTATCGAGAATATTAATCTTATGATCTTTATACTCGAATGCCAAAACCGAAGTCGCCACCGAGATTCCTCTTTGGCGTTCTATTTCCATAAAGTCGGAGGTTGCTCCTTTTTTTATCTTGTTGGACTTCACCGCACCCGCTTCTTGAATTGCTCCTCCGAAAAGAAGCAGTTTCTCTGTCAAAGTCGTTTTTCCGGCATCCGGGTGGGCAATAATCCCAAATGTTTTTCTTTTGCTAATTTCTTGTTCTAAAGACATAATAAAAATTGAGATTGCAAAAATCGTGATTTTTATTTAAAAACTAAAATTAGATTCTGTAAGAATTTTTCTTGACATTTTATCATTTGGAAATATTGAAAATGTGATTACTTTTGTGCACGAAAACAGTATTCAATGTTCAAATTTATAAAGCGACTTGTATTAGTCATTATTATCGCCAACATCTTGTTTATCACACTTGGGATTTTCTTTAATCCTCCCATTACATGGACACAATTGGGCGGTATTATGAAATATGGAAAACTAGATCGCGATTATATTTCCTATGACGATATGGGGAACAATGTTAAAAAAGCGGTGATAGCTTCCGAAGATCAACTTTTTTTTGAACATAATGGTTTTGACGTAAAAGCGATTAAAAAAGCATTAGAACACAACGAAAAGAAAGGAAAAGTGAAACGCGGTGGAAGTACCATTTCTCAACAAACCGCCAAAAATGTATTTCTGTGGCAAGGTAGAAGCTGGTTCCGAAAAGGATTAGAAACCGTCTATACATTTATTATCGAAAAAGTTTGGGGAAAAGATATCATCCTGGAGCGCTATCTCAACTCAATAGAAATGGGGCAAGGGGTTTTTGGTGTGGAAGCGGCATCCAAATATTATTTTGGGAAATCTTCTAAAGACCTTAGCAAAAGTGAGGCAGCTTGGATAGCTGTCGTACTTCCTAATCCGCAAAAATATGATCCTAAAAATCCGACACCTTATCTCAACAAAAAACACAACTGGGTGATGCGTCAAATGAATAACATTGTTCTGAAATAATTATATTTGCAGAACTTATGCCTTTAAGATTAAAAAACAAAGACAACTTCAGTACGGTTCTAAAAAAATATTTTAGTGCCCAAAATGAAACTTTTTCTCTTGATCCACTCGCTGAATTAATAGGTGCTGTGAAGAAGGAAGACTTGGGTGTTTTCGTAGCTTATCTCAAAGACAATCAGGATATTACTGATAATTTAAGTTATTATATTCAAAATATTTTTAAAGATAAACCCTTTAATTTATCTTTAACAGAAGCAGATATCTTATCCGAAAATGCTTTTTTTCCAGAACTAAAGAAAAGACTTCTTAACAAAGTACTACCAAATATAGAAAACGAAAATACAATCTGGTACCTCGTTGATTTCGTATCCGTTACACCAAAAAAAGACCTTGATTTTTTTCTTAACTCCGAGGAAGATAAATTGAGCGAACTTTTCAAACTTCTAAAGATTGATCGTCTGGTTGCCAATACGCATGTCAAAAAAGAATTGCTTTTCGCTTTCAATGTTTTGGCTTGGCGTGTCATCGGAAATGCGATGGATGTTGAGGTTATGAAAATGGTTCCTAAATATCGAAATCTTGACAATCCTTTTTTGGCTTTGCAAAATGAATTGGATATTTTGATAACCAACTTCAAAGATGAGCCCAACTTTCAACTCAATTCTAAAGATGAAGTTTATAAACAAATAAAAGTGTACCTTCAACAATGCCAGGAATTTGTAAATATCGCTTTTAAAAACAGTAGTAAATACGGAATTTCCAGTAAGATTAATCTCTATCTTCTCAAAATTCGTCAGCAGTTGACAAGAATGTCCGAGATACTTCAAATCTTTGTTATTGATGATGACAGCGATTATGTTGTCCGCTCCAAGCAATTATTTTTGAATATACTTCGTTACAAATCGCACAAGAATAATGTCCAAGATTTGCTTTCTGACAACACAAGGTTGATATCGCACCTGATTACCAATCATACCGCTGAAACGGGCACACATTATATCACCTCGTCCCAGAAGGATTATCTGAAAATGCTATGGAAAGCTAGTGCGGCAGGTGTTATTATCGGTGCATGCAGTATTCTTAAGATTTTATACGGCGATTTGGATTCCAGCGAATTTGGTCATGCTGCCATCTATGCTTTCAATTATGCAATGTGTTTTGTTATCATCTATTTGATGGGTTATACGATAGCGACCAAACAGCCTGCAATGACCGCCGCAACGATGGCAAAAGTCCTTTCTGATAAAAATAACACTCAAAAAAACTATGTTGACTTTGCACACTTTGTTTCAAAACTTTTTAGAAGTCAGTTCATCGCATTTGTAGGAAATGTTTTTTTAACGTTTGCATCTGCACTCGCAGTTGTGTATGCACTGGATATTTTGCTCAATCATAATTATGGTACCGAAAAGGCTGACAAGCTGTTCCACAACATTAATATGTTCGAGTCCAAAGCCCTTTTACACGCAAGTATTGCTGGAGTATTTTTGTTTATATCTGGGATTATATCTGGAAATATTGCCAACAATTCGGTATTTTTTCAAATTCCGAAAAGGATTGCCAAAAATCCCTTTATCAATTATTTTTTCGGACAAAAATTCGCTGAAAACCTTTCCATATATTATTATAAAAACTGGGCAGGCATTATGTCCAACTTTTGGTTTGGTGTTTTTTTAGGCATTACGGGGCCCATTGGTATATTTCTGGGCTTGGATATTGACATTCGACACATCACTTTTTCTACTGGATATTTTGCTGTAGCACTTTATGGTAAAGGATTTTCGGTTGGTATGTACACCTTTTGGGTTTCTTTTGTCACTATTGGATTGATTGGCTTTTTTAACTTTATCGTAAGTTTTGGTCTGTCTATGATGCTAGCTTTCCGTTCCAGAAAGATGAATACAACAGAGATTGGCGCTATATTTCAGGAAATTTTCAAATATTTTCTTAAAAACCCTTTGCGCTTTTTTATTCCGATTCGCTCAAGATTGGACGGAAAAGCACAAGAACTTATGGAAAAGTCTAAAGCTCCTACAAAACCAAAAGATCTTTAAAATCGAAATTTTCCCCAAGACTATTTTTAATTTTGCTTAAATAAAAACTTTTGCGAAGTCTAAAATCATTTTTAAGAAGTGGTGATTTTATTTTGATTAAAAGATTCCCTTGGTCGATATTAACAGACTCTATCTCATTGAACAAATCTGCAGAGAGATAATCTTCCAAAAAATCTTTAATCTCAAAAGCCTGAAGTTTGGATTCAAAACCATGAATTTTTGCAAAACTTTGTACCAATTCTGACGACAAAAACTCTCTTTTCTTTTTCTTTCCCATAATTATTAATCTCGCAAATACATCATTAGAATTAGTTTTGCTAAGTAAATGTAAAATTAAAATTTAAAAAACAAAATCACTATCTTTGCCCGCGATAATTTGGTAAAAAACACTTTATCGAAACTAATTAATAACAAAACAAATATCACGATATAATGAAATGTGGCATTGTAGGTTTACCTAATGTTGGAAAATCAACTCTTTTTAACTGTCTTAGTAACGCAAAAGCACAATCTGCAAACTATCCATTCTGTACGATAGAGCCCAATTTAGGGACTGTTTCTGTACCAGATCCACGTCTTTTTGAGCTGGAAAAAATAGTAAATCCAGAGCGCGTTTTGCCAGCTGTTGTAGAGATTGTTGACATCGCAGGCCTTGTAAAAGGGGCTAGCAAAGGCGAAGGTCTTGGCAACCAATTCTTAGCCAATATCCGCGAATGTGAAGCTATCATCCATGTTTTGAGATGTTTCGATAACGGTAACATCATCCATGTGGAAGGTTCTGTTGATCCAATGCGTGATAAAGAAATTATTGATATAGAACTTCAATTAAAAGATCTTGAAACGATAGGAAAAGCAGTTGACAAAGCAAAAAAATTCATCAAATCTGGTAAAAAAGAAGATATCTTAGCTTACGAAACTTTACAAAATCTTCAAAAATTTGTTGAAGACGGAAAGAATTCTAGAGAATTTCCTGTAAATGATTTGACAGCTCCAATTATAAATGAAGTGCAATTATTGACAAACAAACCTGTACTTTATGTTTGTAATGTCGATGAAAGCTCGATCAAAAATGGTAACCAATGGATTGCTAAGATTGAAGAAATGGCAAAAAATGAAGGTGCTGAAGTTGTGGTTTTAGCAGCTCAGATTGAGGCGGATATCAACGAGCTAGAATCTTATGAAGAACGCCAAATGTTTTTAGAAGAACTAGGTCTTGAAGAGCCAGGCGTTAATCGATTAATCCGTCAAGCTTATGCTTTATTAAAACTACAAACTTATTTCACAGCGGGTGTTAAAGAAGTGCGTG
This genomic stretch from Chryseobacterium sp. POL2 harbors:
- the pruA gene encoding L-glutamate gamma-semialdehyde dehydrogenase, with translation MSKAISQVPIAINEPVNSYEPGSKEVKSLIATYKKMWDQKIEIPMVIDGKEVTTGKHVKLQSPQDHQHDFGFYHQGDMSHVDQAIDSALAAKDKWNALGWEQRVSIFLKAADLIAGPYRDTINAATMIGQSKNVHQAEIDAACEFIDFLRFNAEFMTEMYAEQPISDNGIWNRVEYRPLEGFCFAVTPFNFTAISGNLPACMAMMGNVVVWKPSDKQIYSAKVIMDVLTEAGLPAGVINMIFTDGKETAEKVMAHKDFAGLHFTGSTKVFQGMWKMIGDNIHNYRTYPRIVGETGGKDFVIAHPSANVEAVATALVRGSFEYQGQKCSAASRAYIPKSLWNDIKKVMENQMSTIKVGSPEDPSNFVNAVIDKNSFEKCKGYIDRANASSEAKVVIGGTYDDAKGWFVHPTVIETSNPQYESMIEEIFGPILSIYVYEDDKWAETLKLVDSSSPYSLTGSVFSQCRYAIDEAYKALENASGNFYINDKPTGAVVGQQPFGGGRASGTNDKAGSKMNLLRWVSVRSIKETFVSPKDYKYPYLG
- a CDS encoding peptide chain release factor 3; this translates as MSLEQEISKRKTFGIIAHPDAGKTTLTEKLLLFGGAIQEAGAVKSNKIKKGATSDFMEIERQRGISVATSVLAFEYKDHKINILDTPGHKDFAEDTYRTLTAVDSVIVVVDVAKGVEEQTEKLVKVCQMRNIPMLVFINKLDREGKDAFDLLDEVEQKLGLNVVPLSLPIGMGSDFQGIYNIWENNIQLFLEEKKQKVGDTVKFEDINDPKIDGMIGAKAAAQLREELELIESVYPAFDREAYINGNQQPVFFGSALNNFGVRELLDAFIEIAPMPQPKESDQRIVKPEEKNFTGFVFKIHANMDPKHRDRLAFVKIVSGTFKRNENYLLVREGKKLKFSSPNAFFADKKEVVEESYPGDIVGLHDTGNFRIGDTLTSGEKLSFKGIPSFSPEHFRFINNDDPLKAKQLAKGIDQLMDEGVAQLFVMEMNGRKIIGTVGALQFEVIQYRLEHEYGAKCTYEPISIHKACWVEADEKSAEFQEFARLKQRFLAKDKYDQLVFLADSSFTIHMTQEKFPNVKLHFISEFRHQD
- the ychF gene encoding redox-regulated ATPase YchF, coding for MKCGIVGLPNVGKSTLFNCLSNAKAQSANYPFCTIEPNLGTVSVPDPRLFELEKIVNPERVLPAVVEIVDIAGLVKGASKGEGLGNQFLANIRECEAIIHVLRCFDNGNIIHVEGSVDPMRDKEIIDIELQLKDLETIGKAVDKAKKFIKSGKKEDILAYETLQNLQKFVEDGKNSREFPVNDLTAPIINEVQLLTNKPVLYVCNVDESSIKNGNQWIAKIEEMAKNEGAEVVVLAAQIEADINELESYEERQMFLEELGLEEPGVNRLIRQAYALLKLQTYFTAGVKEVRAWTIGKGWTAPQAAGVIHTDFEKGFIRAEVIKYDDYMTYGSEAKVKEAGKLSVEGKEYIVQDGDIMHFRFNV
- a CDS encoding site-specific recombinase, which produces MPLRLKNKDNFSTVLKKYFSAQNETFSLDPLAELIGAVKKEDLGVFVAYLKDNQDITDNLSYYIQNIFKDKPFNLSLTEADILSENAFFPELKKRLLNKVLPNIENENTIWYLVDFVSVTPKKDLDFFLNSEEDKLSELFKLLKIDRLVANTHVKKELLFAFNVLAWRVIGNAMDVEVMKMVPKYRNLDNPFLALQNELDILITNFKDEPNFQLNSKDEVYKQIKVYLQQCQEFVNIAFKNSSKYGISSKINLYLLKIRQQLTRMSEILQIFVIDDDSDYVVRSKQLFLNILRYKSHKNNVQDLLSDNTRLISHLITNHTAETGTHYITSSQKDYLKMLWKASAAGVIIGACSILKILYGDLDSSEFGHAAIYAFNYAMCFVIIYLMGYTIATKQPAMTAATMAKVLSDKNNTQKNYVDFAHFVSKLFRSQFIAFVGNVFLTFASALAVVYALDILLNHNYGTEKADKLFHNINMFESKALLHASIAGVFLFISGIISGNIANNSVFFQIPKRIAKNPFINYFFGQKFAENLSIYYYKNWAGIMSNFWFGVFLGITGPIGIFLGLDIDIRHITFSTGYFAVALYGKGFSVGMYTFWVSFVTIGLIGFFNFIVSFGLSMMLAFRSRKMNTTEIGAIFQEIFKYFLKNPLRFFIPIRSRLDGKAQELMEKSKAPTKPKDL
- the mtgA gene encoding monofunctional biosynthetic peptidoglycan transglycosylase, with the translated sequence MFKFIKRLVLVIIIANILFITLGIFFNPPITWTQLGGIMKYGKLDRDYISYDDMGNNVKKAVIASEDQLFFEHNGFDVKAIKKALEHNEKKGKVKRGGSTISQQTAKNVFLWQGRSWFRKGLETVYTFIIEKVWGKDIILERYLNSIEMGQGVFGVEAASKYYFGKSSKDLSKSEAAWIAVVLPNPQKYDPKNPTPYLNKKHNWVMRQMNNIVLK